In Leptospira sp. WS58.C1, a single genomic region encodes these proteins:
- the scpB gene encoding SMC-Scp complex subunit ScpB, with protein MIEALLFLSGEPLKLASIAKSIDCEKQEARDILDELILDYQEKDGGFVLREIAGAYQFSTNEKYSEILAKLFKEKKREQLSRSSLDTLAIIAYKQPITLSEIDDIRGVSSRAMVTSLISKKLVKPVGNKEVPGRPALYGTTKEFLIHFGLNKLTDLPAPVEVKELKFENLDDLIENGQE; from the coding sequence CTGATAGAGGCGCTGCTTTTCCTTTCCGGAGAACCGCTGAAACTAGCCAGTATTGCAAAATCCATAGACTGCGAAAAACAGGAAGCTCGTGATATACTCGACGAGCTGATCTTGGATTACCAAGAGAAGGACGGAGGTTTTGTTCTTAGAGAAATCGCAGGCGCATATCAATTCTCCACGAACGAAAAATATTCCGAAATTTTAGCAAAGCTCTTCAAAGAGAAGAAGAGAGAACAACTTTCGCGTTCTAGCTTGGATACTTTGGCGATCATCGCTTATAAACAACCCATCACATTATCCGAAATAGACGATATTCGTGGGGTTTCTTCCAGAGCCATGGTAACTTCTCTTATTTCCAAAAAACTGGTAAAACCGGTGGGTAATAAGGAAGTTCCCGGACGACCGGCGTTGTACGGTACCACGAAGGAATTTTTGATACATTTTGGATTAAATAAACTGACCGATTTACCTGCTCCTGTGGAAGTGAAGGAATTAAAATTCGAAAACCTGGATGATTTGATAGAGAATGGCCAAGAATGA
- the pheA gene encoding prephenate dehydratase — MAKNDDKLKEFREKIDSLDKEIVKAIQARAEIASEIGEIKRQNNEPIYRPDREKDVYEKILGLNGGPLPDKVLLAIYREIMSGSFSVEKGLKIGYLGPEGSFSHQAVRARFGTSVEATEFPSIPEVFRAVETDKADYGVVPVENSSEGLVNSTLDQFLVSDLNIYSEIYLKIHLNLLGFEHDLSKIKTLYGIKIANSQCRNWIAANLPHVEVSETPSTSRAASIVAEKKEACAAVASSIAAEIYGLDLVRESIEDMSDNTTRFLIIGKNQCPPTGNDKTSVVFSIPDKPGSLYNVLKPIFDKGINMTKVESRPTRRTSWEYNFFIDFLGHKKDPQIEEVLNVLKENTIYLRILGSYPISPPNP, encoded by the coding sequence ATGGCCAAGAATGACGACAAACTGAAAGAGTTTAGGGAAAAGATCGATTCCCTGGACAAAGAAATCGTAAAGGCTATCCAGGCCAGAGCTGAAATCGCCTCCGAGATCGGAGAGATCAAAAGACAGAATAACGAGCCTATCTACCGTCCTGACAGAGAAAAGGACGTATACGAAAAGATCCTTGGACTGAATGGAGGGCCGCTTCCGGATAAAGTGCTTCTTGCCATTTATAGAGAGATCATGTCCGGCTCTTTTTCCGTGGAAAAAGGTTTGAAGATCGGTTATCTGGGACCGGAAGGATCTTTTTCTCACCAAGCGGTTCGCGCCAGATTCGGGACTTCCGTGGAGGCTACCGAATTTCCTTCCATTCCGGAAGTGTTTCGCGCAGTGGAAACGGATAAGGCGGATTACGGAGTGGTCCCTGTGGAAAATTCTTCCGAAGGACTTGTGAACTCCACTTTAGATCAGTTCTTAGTGTCCGATCTAAATATTTATTCTGAAATTTATCTGAAGATCCATCTGAACCTTCTAGGATTCGAACACGATCTTTCCAAGATCAAAACTTTATATGGGATCAAGATCGCAAATTCGCAGTGCCGAAATTGGATCGCTGCAAACCTTCCACATGTGGAAGTTTCTGAAACTCCTTCTACTTCCAGAGCGGCCAGCATCGTAGCGGAAAAGAAGGAGGCATGCGCCGCAGTAGCTTCCTCGATTGCCGCTGAAATTTACGGTCTGGATCTGGTCCGAGAATCCATTGAGGATATGTCGGACAATACTACAAGATTTTTGATCATAGGCAAAAACCAATGTCCCCCTACCGGAAACGATAAGACCTCCGTTGTATTCTCCATTCCGGATAAGCCCGGATCTTTATATAATGTCTTAAAACCGATCTTCGATAAGGGGATCAATATGACCAAAGTGGAGTCCAGACCGACAAGAAGGACTTCTTGGGAGTATAACTTCTTCATAGATTTTTTAGGTCATAAAAAGGACCCTCAAATAGAAGAGGTCCTTAACGTATTAAAAGAAAACACAATCTACCTCAGGATTTTGGGATCCTATCCGATCTCTCCACCTAACCCGTGA
- a CDS encoding prephenate dehydrogenase has protein sequence MKIEFSRILIYGLGMMGASLSLALRKKNSSAEIVGVVGSPSSKEKGIRLKSADRIYTAEEFSKSPDWESYNLIVFGVPVNTTVEVISKLPSGFKGLLTDMGSTKQEIVHAVESVLTGEHQYISSHPMCGSEESGLEFGNADLYENRLCILTRPKGATDAAFAEIEKFWKFLGMSTTEIPAKDHDKILSYVSHVPHLISSLMTNWVWENGCVREFTQNSPLPLTGGGFRDMTRIAGSNPKMWSPIFSSNQEEIYKALLDYKDRLDKLLSELDPQKPLDLKHWESFMEKSRIDRDAILKKQNDSKNP, from the coding sequence GTGAAAATCGAATTTTCTAGAATCCTGATTTATGGTCTGGGAATGATGGGTGCCTCCCTCTCTTTGGCCTTACGAAAAAAGAACTCTTCCGCGGAGATCGTGGGAGTGGTAGGATCACCTTCCAGTAAAGAAAAGGGGATACGGCTCAAATCAGCGGATCGAATTTATACCGCAGAGGAATTTTCCAAATCTCCCGATTGGGAATCCTATAATCTGATCGTTTTCGGAGTTCCGGTCAATACGACAGTGGAAGTGATCTCCAAACTTCCTTCCGGGTTTAAAGGTCTTTTGACGGATATGGGCTCCACTAAACAAGAGATTGTTCATGCGGTGGAGTCGGTTCTGACGGGAGAGCACCAATATATTTCCTCTCATCCAATGTGCGGTTCAGAAGAATCCGGCTTGGAATTCGGAAATGCGGACTTATATGAGAACAGGCTTTGTATTTTGACCAGGCCCAAAGGTGCGACTGATGCGGCCTTTGCCGAGATTGAAAAATTTTGGAAATTTTTAGGAATGTCTACCACGGAAATTCCTGCAAAGGATCATGATAAGATCCTATCCTATGTGTCCCATGTTCCTCATTTGATCTCTTCTCTTATGACAAATTGGGTTTGGGAAAACGGGTGTGTGAGGGAATTCACCCAAAATTCCCCTTTACCTTTGACAGGCGGTGGGTTTAGGGACATGACACGCATTGCAGGTTCGAATCCTAAGATGTGGTCACCGATCTTTTCTTCCAACCAAGAAGAGATCTATAAGGCGCTTTTGGATTATAAGGATAGATTGGATAAACTTCTTTCGGAGTTGGATCCCCAAAAGCCGCTCGACCTAAAACATTGGGAGTCCTTCATGGAAAAATCTCGTATCGATAGGGACGCAATTTTAAAGAAACAAAATGATTCCAAGAATCCTTAG
- the aroA gene encoding 3-phosphoshikimate 1-carboxyvinyltransferase, with amino-acid sequence MIPRILSSTGKEITVPGDKSLSHRSVLFSVLSKGTSHVSGFLEAEDPLNTMKAFTQLGLKVEKISKGEYVFTSPGKNSLQSPKGVLDFGNAGTGIRLSAGLLCGIQGIKATLTGDHSLQKRPMSRIIKPLTSMGASISGKDDKAPLEIIGKKLSNFHYKSPIASAQVKSCLMLAAMASETSLEYEEDILSRDHTENMFRFLGNKLTYLSPTHFKMEPPYTFEAKEFKVPGDISSAAFFLVLGVLLKEGSVLVKNVGLNPSRIGILHALEAMGAKIIVHNKRIECGEPVGDLEAVSSNLRFSEIKEEWIPSLIDEIPILTIAGLFAKGGFTIRHAEELRAKESDRISAMVENLRNLGITVHEYPDGYEIPEIGSTVHSSELSSWLSGNPVNIFTKMDHRIAMSFMILQAVSGLEIRPDETSWIETSFPGFESLLEGFVQ; translated from the coding sequence ATGATTCCAAGAATCCTTAGTTCTACCGGAAAAGAGATCACAGTTCCGGGAGACAAATCTCTTTCTCATAGAAGCGTATTATTCTCCGTATTGTCTAAAGGGACCTCTCATGTTTCCGGATTTTTGGAAGCGGAAGATCCTTTAAATACGATGAAAGCTTTCACCCAACTCGGATTGAAGGTGGAGAAAATTTCCAAGGGAGAATATGTTTTTACAAGTCCCGGTAAAAATTCGCTCCAATCACCAAAAGGAGTTTTAGATTTCGGAAATGCGGGAACCGGGATCAGATTATCCGCAGGATTACTTTGCGGGATACAGGGAATTAAGGCTACATTAACGGGAGATCATTCCCTCCAAAAAAGACCGATGTCCCGTATTATAAAACCTTTAACTTCTATGGGAGCGTCCATCTCCGGAAAGGATGATAAGGCTCCTTTAGAAATCATAGGAAAAAAACTATCTAACTTTCATTACAAAAGCCCGATCGCTTCGGCTCAAGTGAAATCCTGTCTGATGCTCGCAGCAATGGCTTCCGAAACTTCTTTGGAATACGAAGAGGATATTCTCTCTCGCGACCATACGGAGAATATGTTCCGGTTTTTAGGAAACAAACTGACTTATCTTTCACCCACTCATTTTAAAATGGAACCCCCTTATACTTTCGAAGCGAAAGAATTCAAGGTGCCGGGCGATATTTCCTCTGCCGCATTCTTTTTGGTGCTCGGAGTTTTATTAAAAGAAGGTTCCGTTCTTGTGAAAAATGTGGGATTAAACCCTTCTCGTATAGGGATCTTACACGCGCTCGAGGCAATGGGCGCAAAAATTATTGTCCACAATAAAAGGATAGAATGCGGGGAACCCGTAGGAGATCTGGAAGCGGTCTCTTCTAATTTACGTTTTTCTGAAATTAAAGAAGAATGGATACCTTCTCTCATCGATGAGATCCCGATCTTGACCATCGCGGGCCTTTTTGCTAAAGGCGGATTTACGATCCGTCATGCGGAAGAACTTCGCGCAAAAGAATCGGATCGAATTTCCGCCATGGTGGAAAATCTCCGAAATTTGGGGATCACGGTACATGAATATCCGGACGGGTATGAAATCCCTGAAATCGGTTCCACCGTACATTCTTCGGAACTTTCTTCCTGGCTTTCCGGAAACCCGGTGAATATTTTTACGAAGATGGATCATCGAATCGCAATGAGTTTTATGATCCTCCAAGCGGTGAGTGGTTTGGAAATTCGCCCGGATGAAACTTCTTGGATAGAAACTTCCTTTCCGGGATTCGAATCGTTACTGGAAGGTTTTGTACAATGA
- the cmk gene encoding (d)CMP kinase, producing MTENVIALDGPAGTGKSTVARELSKKLGFEYLDSGAFYRALTLHIYRIYKSKNSSISFSDWLSGKELLPLTHGVKIFCEFSEAGENHIFLNGEDVSAEIRTAEITREIKYIADKAVFREFVNSQLRKLSETHRLVMDGRDIGTHVFPDARYKFFLTASSRIRAERRYNQLLEQGIRSDLDEIEKEIVVRDKSDMEREIAPLRKAEDAILIDTDNLPKNSVISKILGCLEPGIYNDSH from the coding sequence ATGACGGAAAATGTGATCGCTTTAGACGGCCCCGCCGGAACGGGAAAGAGCACAGTCGCTCGAGAACTTTCCAAAAAACTCGGATTCGAATATTTGGATTCCGGCGCATTCTACCGAGCGTTAACTCTTCATATTTATAGGATCTACAAATCCAAAAATTCTTCGATATCTTTTTCGGACTGGTTGTCCGGTAAGGAGCTCCTGCCATTGACCCACGGAGTAAAAATTTTCTGCGAATTTTCGGAAGCAGGGGAGAATCATATCTTCCTAAATGGAGAAGATGTTTCCGCCGAGATCAGAACTGCGGAGATCACAAGAGAGATCAAATACATCGCCGACAAAGCGGTCTTTAGGGAATTCGTAAATTCTCAATTGAGAAAACTTTCCGAGACTCATCGTTTGGTTATGGACGGTAGAGACATAGGTACCCACGTATTTCCGGACGCCCGTTACAAATTCTTTTTGACAGCTTCTTCCAGAATTCGGGCCGAAAGAAGATACAATCAGTTATTAGAGCAAGGGATCCGTTCGGATTTGGACGAAATCGAAAAAGAGATCGTGGTCCGGGACAAATCCGATATGGAAAGGGAAATCGCCCCCCTCCGGAAAGCGGAGGATGCAATCCTCATTGACACAGATAACCTGCCAAAAAATAGTGTAATTAGTAAGATCCTTGGGTGCCTAGAGCCTGGCATTTATAACGATTCGCACTAA
- a CDS encoding 30S ribosomal protein S1, whose translation MSSQQDKSTFAEVFKQWEEKKNDEAEIRKDQVVEGKVVSVDNDNVYVAIEGLKQEGRIPRSEFDEKPEIGSLVTALVKRKESTDSGCVLSKKEADQRKGWEVVKDAFKNNYQVSGRLVNEIKGKGYIVNVEGSELFLPASQLSYKFSEGENYKGVELDFKVIEINERTRSGVVSRKKLLDEVNNEKWDALAEKIKVGDKVKATVSKIASFGVFCDLEGVVGLLRQRDISYKKFAPFKQYFTIGQEIELQVLEMEKENNKLALGLKQLYEDPWVWAKRSLEKDMVIRGTVTSLTNFGAFVELKEGLEGLIHTSELTWAKKPPHPKELLKKGQEVEALILDIDFESRRLSLGLKQLQPNPWDALGPEVRVGNVLTGKVTGITKYGAFVEVENGIEGLIHISDITWDEKQKNPTSLLKKGEEVKYIILDINFDAQRISCGLKQLQEHPYEALRNRYPIGSVVQGKIKSIVDFGMFVEIEPGFEGLVHISEIPGGKDTNLAESYKPGDIVKCAVVKIDSKNKKISLSIKDFDKALEREEMAKYLKTSDTPSRESLGSFINSSLK comes from the coding sequence ATGAGTAGCCAACAAGACAAGTCCACTTTTGCAGAAGTTTTCAAACAGTGGGAAGAAAAGAAAAACGACGAAGCTGAAATCCGCAAAGACCAAGTGGTCGAAGGTAAAGTCGTATCCGTAGACAATGATAATGTCTATGTGGCAATCGAAGGATTGAAACAAGAGGGAAGAATTCCTCGTTCCGAATTCGACGAAAAACCGGAAATCGGATCTTTAGTTACCGCACTTGTAAAAAGAAAAGAGTCCACGGACTCCGGATGTGTTCTTTCTAAAAAAGAAGCCGACCAAAGAAAAGGTTGGGAAGTCGTTAAGGACGCATTCAAAAATAATTACCAAGTCAGCGGACGTTTGGTAAACGAGATCAAAGGAAAAGGTTACATCGTTAACGTAGAAGGTTCCGAACTTTTCCTTCCTGCTTCTCAGCTTAGTTATAAATTCTCCGAAGGAGAAAATTACAAAGGTGTGGAACTCGATTTCAAAGTGATCGAGATCAATGAACGCACCCGCTCCGGAGTCGTTTCCAGAAAAAAACTTCTAGACGAAGTGAATAATGAGAAATGGGACGCTCTCGCAGAAAAAATTAAAGTAGGGGACAAGGTTAAAGCAACCGTTTCCAAAATTGCAAGCTTCGGAGTTTTCTGCGATTTAGAAGGAGTTGTTGGACTCCTCAGACAAAGAGATATCTCTTATAAAAAATTCGCACCATTCAAACAATACTTCACCATCGGACAAGAAATTGAACTCCAAGTTCTTGAGATGGAGAAAGAAAATAATAAACTCGCACTTGGTCTCAAACAACTGTACGAAGATCCTTGGGTCTGGGCAAAACGTTCCTTGGAAAAAGACATGGTCATCCGTGGAACAGTTACTTCGCTTACTAATTTCGGCGCCTTCGTAGAATTGAAAGAAGGTTTGGAAGGATTAATCCATACCTCCGAATTGACCTGGGCGAAAAAACCTCCTCATCCAAAAGAACTTCTGAAAAAAGGCCAAGAAGTAGAAGCTCTAATCTTAGATATCGATTTCGAAAGCAGAAGACTTTCTCTCGGACTCAAACAACTTCAGCCGAATCCTTGGGACGCTTTAGGTCCGGAAGTTAGAGTGGGCAATGTTCTGACAGGAAAAGTTACCGGTATCACTAAATACGGCGCGTTCGTAGAAGTGGAAAACGGTATTGAAGGACTGATCCATATCAGCGATATCACTTGGGATGAAAAACAAAAGAACCCGACTTCTCTACTGAAAAAAGGGGAAGAAGTTAAATACATTATCTTAGACATCAATTTCGACGCACAAAGGATTTCTTGCGGATTAAAACAACTGCAAGAACATCCTTATGAAGCATTAAGAAATCGTTATCCGATCGGTTCGGTAGTCCAAGGAAAGATCAAAAGTATCGTGGACTTCGGTATGTTCGTGGAAATCGAACCAGGTTTCGAAGGGTTGGTTCATATCTCCGAGATCCCCGGTGGAAAAGATACTAATTTGGCCGAGTCTTATAAGCCAGGCGATATCGTAAAATGTGCAGTAGTTAAGATCGATTCCAAAAACAAAAAGATCTCGCTGTCTATCAAGGATTTCGATAAGGCTTTAGAAAGAGAAGAAATGGCGAAGTATTTGAAAACTTCCGACACTCCTTCCAGAGAAAGTTTAGGCAGCTTTATCAATTCTTCCTTAAAGTAA
- a CDS encoding tetratricopeptide repeat protein, which translates to MKRFEPKTGASITDIDPYPGLTGAERFFAILFSKIGENKKQVLFGIGVLFVTVLTVVSWNEYRAEQFRKGTLAIEKLEKELSLSPMTEITDKIKKYETIASTYSSPSLDIRLSKTLGDLYAKNGEYQKAAEKLEFAGKKIDELPEVKAYYFFIAGNYRESANQLAEAESDYGVSVSLLSNRKNVAGFYAWSLYQAGRLKLQNGKKEEAVDLLKKVLEQDIPSPSEEYKAVRELATYLLLKSSQGN; encoded by the coding sequence ATGAAACGATTCGAACCTAAAACCGGTGCATCTATTACGGATATCGATCCGTACCCGGGTCTTACCGGCGCAGAAAGATTTTTTGCAATTTTATTCTCCAAAATTGGAGAGAATAAAAAGCAGGTTTTATTCGGAATCGGCGTTTTATTCGTAACCGTACTAACTGTCGTTAGCTGGAATGAATATAGAGCGGAACAATTCCGCAAAGGAACTCTTGCCATCGAAAAATTGGAGAAGGAACTTTCTCTTTCCCCAATGACGGAAATCACGGATAAAATTAAAAAATACGAAACTATTGCTTCTACCTATAGTTCCCCTTCTTTAGATATCAGACTTTCCAAAACTTTGGGAGATCTTTATGCTAAAAACGGTGAATATCAAAAAGCGGCAGAGAAGTTAGAATTTGCGGGTAAAAAAATCGACGAACTTCCAGAAGTGAAGGCTTACTATTTTTTTATCGCAGGGAATTACAGAGAAAGTGCAAACCAACTCGCGGAAGCTGAGTCCGATTACGGAGTTTCCGTATCCCTTTTAAGCAATCGTAAGAATGTAGCGGGATTTTACGCTTGGAGTCTATACCAAGCGGGTCGCTTGAAACTTCAAAACGGCAAAAAAGAAGAAGCGGTCGATCTATTAAAAAAAGTTTTAGAACAAGATATCCCT